In a genomic window of Anaerolineae bacterium:
- a CDS encoding tyrosine-type recombinase/integrase produces MTIDEALHRFLADLALGQSRKTVRTYAGALNRFCEYLSQIPLSPSTEPAARLTADHAIDFVHWLSGEHFRDHPMSKATLRTYLAALSRFYAYLIREKLASIPADEYERLRKAYHDFRRGGYRRLPRPAAPEIIQRLIQTARSIPSRPDNRPYELRRLRNIAILESLRCTGARVGELVALRRGDLDYRNQSARVVGKGDRERIVYFDDAAWQAVQAYLNARQDSARGHTLHELPLFARHDRAAGRRVLPLSTNTVRQVFEDCLRLAGIEQPLTPHTLRHTFATLALEVTGDLAVVQDLLGHASPATTRVYAKVSARRLREAHRQIFSVRDQSAQSEEDLPRA; encoded by the coding sequence ATGACCATCGATGAGGCCCTGCACCGATTCTTGGCTGACCTGGCGCTGGGCCAGTCTCGAAAGACGGTGCGCACCTATGCCGGCGCCCTCAATCGCTTCTGCGAATACCTGTCTCAAATCCCCCTTTCCCCCTCAACGGAGCCGGCCGCCCGGTTGACAGCGGATCACGCAATTGACTTCGTCCACTGGCTAAGCGGCGAGCATTTCCGTGACCATCCGATGTCCAAGGCCACCCTGCGCACCTATCTGGCTGCTCTCTCCCGCTTCTATGCGTACTTGATCCGCGAGAAGCTGGCCTCCATCCCAGCCGACGAGTATGAGCGGTTGAGAAAAGCTTATCACGACTTCCGTCGCGGTGGATACCGTCGGCTGCCCAGGCCAGCTGCGCCGGAGATCATCCAGCGGTTGATTCAGACAGCTCGCTCCATCCCCTCACGGCCCGATAACCGTCCTTACGAGTTGCGCCGACTGCGCAATATCGCCATCCTGGAGAGCTTGCGCTGTACTGGGGCACGGGTAGGCGAGCTGGTAGCGCTGCGGCGCGGCGATCTCGACTACCGAAACCAATCGGCTCGGGTGGTTGGCAAGGGCGACCGGGAGCGGATTGTTTACTTTGACGACGCGGCCTGGCAGGCCGTCCAGGCCTATCTGAACGCTCGCCAGGATAGCGCCAGGGGCCATACACTGCATGAGCTACCCCTCTTTGCCCGCCACGACCGTGCCGCAGGACGTCGGGTATTGCCGCTCTCCACCAATACTGTGCGCCAGGTCTTTGAGGATTGCCTGAGGTTGGCCGGGATCGAACAGCCGCTCACCCCTCACACTCTTCGCCACACGTTTGCGACCCTCGCCCTAGAGGTAACTGGGGATCTGGCCGTGGTCCAGGATCTGCTAGGTCATGCCTCGCCCGCAACGACGCGAGTGTACGCTAAGGTGAGCGCCCGTCGGCTTCGCGAGGCCCACCGGCAGATCTTCAGCGTTCGGGATCAGAGCGCTCAGTCAGAAGAGGACCTTCCGAGGGCCTAG
- a CDS encoding DEAD/DEAH box helicase: MDISSLSPGKTIEGPFWGEPLRVLAVHPVGRGLRIEAVGLRSRRYYDHTLQPADLAHIRAAPQEARTFTGSAESFFLALESHRIRLAHQFDPLLAVHISQVDPLPHQIDAVYGHILRQPRVRFLLADDPGAGKTIMAGLLLKELKARGLVRRALVVVPGHLKDQWLRELKERFGETFTVVDRAVVGATWGRNVWQEQPWIITSMDFAKQEEILAALAETRWDLVIVDEAHKLAA; the protein is encoded by the coding sequence ATGGACATTTCATCCCTTTCCCCAGGGAAGACCATAGAGGGCCCTTTCTGGGGCGAGCCGCTGCGGGTGCTCGCCGTCCATCCCGTCGGGCGGGGGCTGCGCATTGAGGCCGTCGGCCTCCGCTCCCGCCGCTACTACGACCACACCCTCCAACCCGCCGACCTGGCCCATATCCGCGCCGCCCCCCAGGAGGCCCGCACCTTCACCGGCAGCGCCGAATCCTTCTTCCTGGCCCTGGAGTCCCACCGCATCCGCCTGGCCCACCAGTTTGACCCCCTCCTGGCCGTCCACATCTCCCAGGTGGACCCCCTCCCCCACCAGATAGACGCCGTCTACGGCCACATCCTCCGCCAGCCCCGCGTCCGCTTCCTCCTGGCCGACGACCCCGGCGCCGGAAAGACCATTATGGCCGGCCTCCTGCTCAAAGAACTCAAGGCCCGGGGGCTTGTCCGCCGTGCCCTCGTCGTCGTCCCCGGCCACCTCAAGGACCAGTGGCTCCGGGAACTGAAGGAGCGCTTCGGCGAGACCTTCACCGTCGTGGACCGGGCCGTCGTCGGCGCCACCTGGGGCCGCAACGTCTGGCAGGAACAGCCCTGGATCATCACCTCGATGGACTTCGCCAAGCAGGAGGAAATCCTGGCCGCGCTGGCCGAGACCCGGTGGGACCTGGTGATCGTGGACGAGGCGCACAAACTGGCCGCCT
- a CDS encoding DUF86 domain-containing protein translates to MRDHLEVLKSCLEREKVLPMAFARRLAPMAGFRNILAHEYLAIDWDLVYKHLQGLDDFYQFAHYIREWLRGQFERSSPS, encoded by the coding sequence GTGCGGGATCACCTAGAAGTCCTGAAATCCTGCTTGGAACGGGAAAAGGTACTACCTATGGCATTCGCTCGCCGACTAGCCCCAATGGCCGGATTTCGCAATATCCTGGCTCATGAGTATCTGGCGATAGACTGGGACCTGGTATATAAGCACCTCCAGGGGTTGGATGATTTCTACCAATTCGCTCACTACATCCGGGAGTGGTTGAGAGGGCAATTCGAGCGTTCTAGCCCGTCTTAA